The genomic region GTGAGCTGGAGTAAGCTTGACGGCACCGGTACCGAATTCCATGTCGACATACTCGTCGGCGATGATAGGTAGCTTGCGGCCCTCGATAAAGGGGTGGATGGCAGTCTTTCCGATAAGGTGCTTATACCTCTCGTCCTTGGGGTGGACAGCAATACCGGTATCACCAAGCATAGTCTCAATACGGGTGGTGGCGACCTCGACAAGCTCATCGGAACCTTCAATGGGGTACTTGAAGTGGACAATGACGCCGAATTCGACCTTCTTGTCGTATCCAGGGACTTCGAGCAGGGTACGGCCAGTCAACTCCTTGTTGACGACTTCAAGGTTGGAAAGTGCAGTGTTAAGCTTCGTGCACCAGTTAACAAGTCGGTTTGCTCGGTAAATAGTTCCCTCCTCGTGAAGCTTGACCCAGGTCTCTGTAACGGCGGCAGACAAGTTCTTGTCCATGGTGAAAGCTGGTTTCCGTTAGCAAtttctctcctccaacaagCTTGGGGCTGACGTACCCTCTCTGCTCCAGTCAAAAGATCCTCCAAGACTGGTCAGGGCCTTGTTGATGCGTTTGTGGTATTCGTCCTTCCACTTCCAGACAGTGTTAACGAATTCCTCACGGCCAAGGTCATGTCTTGTCTTGCCCTCCTTTCTCCAAAGCATGTTCTCAACAACGCTCTGCGTAGAGATGCCAGCATGATCGCATCCGGGCAACCACAGGGTAGTCTTGCCTTGCATACGGTTCCATCTAATCATGAGATCCTGAAGGGAGTCACCGAGAGCGTGACCCATGTGCAGAGCACCAGTAACATTTGGAGGAGGGTGAACAATGACGAACTTGCCCTCGTCCTTGACACTGCCATCGGGCTTGAACTCGGGCTTGAAGAAACCCTCCTTCTCCCACCAGCTATACCATGCAGACTCGACCGCAATGGGGTTGTAAGCCTTGAAATGGGGGTCTTCAAATGATCGAAttcgcttcttctcgccCTCGGGGGTGTCTTCGACGTATTCGGGGAGAGGCTCCTCCTCGACCTTCTTTTCCTTaggcttcttttctttggcAGCTTTGGGGGCGGTGGCAGcagccttttgcttctttgctTCGAACTTGGCCTGTTTCTCGGCCTTCTTTCGTTCTTTTTCCACTGTGAAATCATGTCAGGGGATGCATCGAAAAGTGTCAATGGACTGCGTATTACATACACTCCTTCTCGGTCTTCACCTTGGGCGCACCGGCGGCGGCTGCTGCGCCGGCATCCTGACCTGTAGCGTGTGCACCGGTGGCAGACTCGacaatctccttcttctccgcgGCGGGAACGGCTGGAGGGGTGCTGGTAGCGTCCTGAATGCCCTCGCTGGCGGCGACTATGATTTTATGATTAGTATCAGCATTGTTGATCCAGAAGGCTGTATCAAACTTGGGTTTCCTCGGCCACTGTTGGTCGCCATATTTACTCGCGTGGTTGTTAAGGGTCGGCTTGCTCTTGGAGAAACAGATCGCACCCTCAGTGCTCGAACCGCGAGTCTAAACGTCGTGCCGGAGATGACTGAATGAAGCCCGTATATTGAGGGCTTCAAGCAATGACCTGCACCTCGAATTGATATAGGTAGATGTTGTGTGACTCTTACCAGCTACAGCACTGTAATTTCGAAGATTGAGTCACCCGGTTCTGATGGTGGGGGATAACTTTTAGTTCATGGAGGGGTACAGAAAGTGTGGCGTAGTAGCATTAACATTGATATAATTCATAGTTACTGTGTCAAATCACATCAAATTATTAGAAATAATGCCAACCCGGTTCATGTGACTCATTAATTGATTGATAAGTGTTGATCATCACTTAAAATGCTCATTGTTATTCTGATGACTCCCTTCTTACACCAACGATATCGGACCACCATGTTTCAGTTGGGCCAGTACTGTAGACTGTGGCGCAGTAGTTCACCAGCCACAAACGCTCAACCCAGCGATGTGAAGTGCCTGAGCTGGATGTCGTCTTAGACTAGGTGCCTCCCTATGCAATAAGTTGAGACGAAATTACTCCAAAGGCCAAGATTAGAACATCTACTCCAACCTTGAATATTTGGTGTGACCAGTCTTCGAATTCCGTCCCAATGGCCCTGCGGCTGGCATTGAGAGCTCCTGAGAGCCGTCTCTGCAATCGCATTTCGACCACAACTAGGAGGGTATACTCAACAAGTAAACAATCAGATTACTTTACTGTTGAGCTGAGTCCGAAGATCAAAGTAAGTTCTGTAACAAGTAGAATTGTCGAATTTGCTAACCCTCCACAGGATCCCTCAAAACTATTAAAAGCCGTCAGATCTcagatcaacatcaccaatCCTAGCCGCCACGATGCAGCAGTTGTACTCGCAACTCCACAATATGCGCAATGGCTAGGCAAGGATGAATTTATGTCTGAGTTTGTAGATATCCTGTCAGGTTCTGATGGGTCCGGCGAGTTCCATACTCTGGGCGCTGTTGTTGACCACATCGCCCCGCCAGTGCCGAACAACAAACCCATTCAGGGGCTATCTATCCTCCGTGGTAATCTCGACACTATCCTACCAGGACTATGGACAAAGGCGCCCCCAAAGGAATGGTCGGATGGTGGGAAGGTGTCAGCTCTAACGATGGATCTTGGCAACCCGCATATCACTATCCCTCTTACCAACACCACTTTTCAGAACCACAGGACCTCGACACTTATCATTAGCCGTTACGACTTGTCAACCGGCTCTCCAAAACTTATTGAGCAAACTGATACAAAGCATTTGCAGAAAGTAAACATTCCTTTTCGGAAAAGGCTCCCGTCAATCAATGACCTTGGTATCTGGGCTCCCCTCGTGCCTCTGACTCAACCCCGTGTGGTGACTGAGAGCTTTGGTAATATCGTACGGCGAGTCGACATCGAAGATGAATCAGTTCCAGCATCAAATGAGCTCGAGCCAGCAGTGAACGAGCTCCATGCCAGCAAATCGGACTTAGTTCAGTCTCCTATGGGCATTTGGGCAATGATCACACCTCCGACTTTTGTTCAGTCAGGGGGCAGCTCGCCCTATGTCAATCCGGATCCCGAGGCAACATTTGCTGATGGCCAAAGTATCACGGAGCTAACGGCTTTAACCTCCGATCAATTGGCTATCCTGTATAGGCAAGGGGGTCGATTATATCAAGTTTGTAAGCAAACTCTACAGTCCCTGTGCCTGATTTCATCCATTAACAGCTTGCAGTGAGTGGTGGCGGCGGTTGGGGGGCAAAGAAGGGTTTGCTGTCGCTTGACCCCGAGCAAACTCACTTTGTTGtatctgaagaagaagagatgcAAAGGTTCATCCAAGCTATGGAAGGGGGCAATTTTGTCCCTGTGAGTTCCAAAATCCAGTTCTTTGCATCAACAGATTCTTCTGCTAGCGAGCCGGTCGGAAAGAAACAAACCGGTGTGGTGTTCGGAACATCCAGCAAGGTCGAGGATGAAACTGATGCGAATCCATCTCAACCTGAGGCACGATTGTTGGAGAATCATTTCGGCGCTCTCTCCAACGTAGGCATATTTGTAACCTCATCCGATGCTTCCATGTTTTCGAAACCTGGGTTTAACAACGACTGGAAACTCAACGTGCCTAACTCTCGAATCTATGTTGTATAGGTCAGCACGGAGTTGATGGTCTTCACTAGCGGTTGTTGTATGTATTATAAGAATGTATAAGTACCCTTCCCAGCGACTAGAGATGGCTATATGTGTATGTGAATAATATTCTGCCTGTGTTTATTTATTGTGGCCTTTGCTTCTTGTGCAATCCTTCCGCTGCCGCTGCGGCGACATCATCCAACGTTGTtcccctcttcctcttgccCGTCTTCTCGTTTCCAAGTACTTCATTCTCCGCGATATCCTTGTAGACACTCGCGGCACCCATGAACATCCTTTTATCCCAGCCCGCTTCCTCATTGAAAGTGAGAgcaatctcctccatctcTCGCACCCAGCGATACGCCTTAGGTGGCATGCCGGGAACGCTCTTTTCAGCGTTGGCAAGCATGGCTGGATAAAATGTACCAATCTCATCTTTAAGAGCGCCTAAGACGCCAAGATTATGTGCCGTCGTGAACGATTGAGTGGCAATGGCGGTGAATCCCTTTGAAAGGGAAGCAAAGCACATTTTTAGACCACTTGCAGCGCCGATATCAGGAGAGATTTGCTTCATGTTGAGAACAGATATCAGTTTCTTTCCAAAAGGGAGCGAGCTGAAACCATCCGAGCCTGATATAGGAATGCTAGGACGGTACCAGTCAGAAGAGTCGTTGCTGCTTGATGATTCTGTTGCGGCATCGGTAGACGTCTTCTTGGGAGGATGCCCAAGAATGCTTCCGTCAACGAATCGTATAGGCAGGTTTTCTCTCTTAACAGATGCCGCAATGGCCTTGACTGTCGAAGGTGCAACAGCATTGAGATCGACAAAGTAAAGCTTTTTCGTAGTCTCTAAGCCTGCTAACGCATCTGTAATACGAGTGGCTGTTGCCTCTGCGTCTTTAGGCGGCACAATGGAGAGTATAACGGAACTCTGCCTGACCAGATCAACATCAGACTCGAGGAGCTCAACTTCTGCATCCCGAGCTCGTTCGATGGTATCTTGGCTTGAGGAACCGTTAGTAGActtctcattctccttgCCTGGTTTATCAGTTACCTTCTGCCAGAGATATTGGTTGCAACGGTGAAACCGTTGGCAACTAGTAGTTTTGCAATACCGACCCCCATATCGCCAATGGACAATAGTCCAATTTTGGGCAGAGATTCGAAGGTAGCTGACATCTTATGATTGATAATCAATTCAAATTGGGCGCTATGCGTTGGCTTGAGGTAAATAGGTGATGGAGATAGGTTGACGCGGGGAACTAGGGTAAGTGAGCTGCTATAAGAACCTAAGAGTACCATTTACTGATCCTTATTGAATTAAGATATTGTAAATTTTCAATAACGTTCCAATGATGAAGGGAGAAAGTTACTTGCTTTATGCATAGGTAGTTATCAATGAAATATATTGCTGCTCTTTAGCAGGAGCAGATATTAATCTAGTGGACAGGTTGATAAACAACATCTCGGGTTTCGTCTCTCAGAGATATGCCTATCTCAGTTGAAGCACTTCTTCTCGACGGAGGAGAACCCGACGCTCAAGACTCAATAACCACGATGAATGCACACGCCATGGCCCAAAGGTATATGAGATACAATAAATATACTAGATCTTGACGTCTTAGCTACTCATCTATCATGCTCTAGGCGTCGAAGAAACTTCAAGTGATAGAACCCGAATCAAATGATTACCGATCCCGCCAAACGGGTGACAGACTAGGCGTATTGCCAACTTCACTTGATTACTACAGGGCATATTGTAGGTATGTAGGCGAGTTAACAAGATGCTACGAGATTTGCTGACACTGAATCGAGATTCAAGGATCGCATGGTTATTACGTGGATATGGAAAAGTGTCGAAGTTGGGAGAGCGAGGTGGGTGCGGGGCTTTCAATGAACGATACCAGTGCCTTTGTTATTTCATAAGGCATCGATCGATCAACTGAGGATGAATTGTAGTTGAAAGTGACAGTGATATCCCCGCCGTTATCTCCAACGGGCGCTATGGCTTAGTACGCAGTCCACTCTGGGCGTTCATACCATCcgtatatatatatagtagcTCAATAGATTAGCGAATGTGAGCATCCGAACGTGTATAGACTCAACAGTTTTCAAAATCATCAGCTACGTGGAAATGGAATGGTTTCGAATGATATGATCAAAATGAACCGAGGCCTATACAGCGATAAGTCGTTTCTTGTGGTCAAGGTCGACGTCACTCTTCAAGGATCCCATCCTGTTTCTGGTGTCGCGGGGAACCATTCATAGCCCGATTCGATTCGCCTCCGGAGACATAAAGCACATGATGACGAACCTTTGACAGGCAGTGGAGGCTATAGACTGTCACTGAAGATATGATACATAGAATCGAAACCCGTAATTCAAACTATTCATTATCGACCAAAACCCAACGAGTTTATTGATCGTATCCAAAACGTCGATAACATCAACTAATAGCCCATTATgttctctcctcctcaacatcaacatgatACTGCATCAGCATCCTCGTCCAGAACTACCAGATCATCACGAGACAAACACAACAACAAGAAAACAGAGCCTATTCCAACTTCAACCCCTCGACAGCCAGACGAAATCGAAGAAGCGGATACGACAGTACCAGTAAAGACGTATCAaccaaagcagaagcaaaaaaGAGTTGAACCGTCACCTGACAAAGATACCGACGATGCCGAGAGTGTATATCTATCATCCGACGAAGACACATCAGATGAAGACTCCTCAGACTATGACTCAGACTCAGAAGGTAGCGTGGAAGAGCTGCCTCCTCGACAACTATCGAGGAGAGCAACAGATCGAGGTGTAAAAACAACTCCTGGGTCGCCATTCACAATCACCCAGACACGAAGCGAAACTACTCGCTGGATATCAACACAGAACAATGGAGGTATGATGCGAGGGGCCAGAACTATCAACCAGCAGACAACATTGCATGGACAGAACGTCAATGGACCACAGCCAAGACCGAGCAATAGGAACAGTATCAGCTTCAACATGAGCGTCAACGTTGACATGTCCTTCAACGGCCTCGTCACAGGCCGGAACCTGGGCTTCACAGGGGTAGGCATTCTGCCATGCGTTTCTTTTACTTTTTGGAATTCAATCAAAAGGTTGCTAACAAGTGCAGGGATCACTATCATATGCATGGAGCCGGCGTAACACGCAAGGGGGTTGATGTCCTCTCTTTTCATGTGGACTATTTGACTATAGGCAACCAAATTATTAATGACAACTTTGAAGGTGGGATTTTAGGTGTAAGGCGCTAAACATTCTGGTGGTGTACATAGTTGTGAACATGACAGATATCAAACTCAAGTATCATGACAACAAAGCTACTCGATCATGTCAATATCGTCGGTCgcagcttgagcttgagtCTGCGCCGGTGCCTGTGTTTGAGCAGGGGGTGCATCTTGCTGGTCAGCAGGTTCGGCGGCCTGCGCGTTGTCACCGCCGCCAAAGTAATCCGCCATCTCTGCATCCAGCTCCTCCTGTGTCTTCTTTCCACGAGGGTTGCCTCGTCCGCCGCGTCCGCCCTCCTGATCTCTGCCCCCATCTCTGCCATCGCGTCGAGCTCCAGGGCGACGACCACCCTGTCCTCGGCCCCGACCACCCTGTCTAGGCATTGGGCTGCGACGAGGACCCTGACCGGGAACATATCTATCGATTCCTCTGCGGGCagcatcgtcgtcatcataCCGGCGATGGGGAGAATGGGATCTTCGTTCCCCCGGACTCGAGATTCGCTCTGCCAGTGGACGGCCGGGCATAACGGCGGTATCAAATGGGTTTCGCGAGGGTAGCAGAGTCAATCGAATGGGTTGACCTGGTTTCTGTTAGTCAGGTTGCACAACTCGGCAAGCTGGCTTTTCACTCACCATTGGCATTGGCACCATCAAACTGCTTGACCGCCTCCTGAGCGTCCTCCTTCAGCTCGTACGTCACGTAAGCAGTACCCTCGGATCGCCCAGCGCGGTCATACCGTAGCTGAAGGCGAACAACTGGGCCAATTCTTCGAAATAGCTCCTATATGCCTGTAAGCTACTGTGTAGTAATTCCAGCCATGTGATCCACCTACATCCAGGTCTTCTTCAGTGAGATCATAGTGAATGTTGTCAACTCTGAGCTTGGCGCCCTTGGACTCCCTATTGTGCACAAGGTTAGGGAGATCGCGATTGTTGATTGGTGAGACTCACTGGTCTGGGGATTCGCGGCGGCGGCGAGGAGCAGGAGCTCGGCGGTTGTCTGGACAAGTGTCAAAAGGGTGTCCTGGGCAGGAAGGGGTTTCAAGTATTACTGTTCTCTTCGAATCGGTCATGGACCCATTCGCTGTGTACAGTTAGCAAGCGAGAGGAGTAGGAAGGCAAGACTTTGACTGACCTATCAAGGTTTCGTGAATCGTCGCGAACGGACTGTAAGTGGGAGGGACGCTCTGGTCAGCAAGGGATTTTCAGAGTGGAAAGCCGTTCAATCGACAAAAGCTCCGAGCACCGAAAGGACGAGTTGCGAGGAGGGTTGTACAGGTCGAGTTGGCATCATTGGAGGGCGAGGGAAGTCAACCTGCACCGCCGACGTCAACAAAGACTCATGATGAAGGCCGAGTTGCCGTTTGAGGAGAAACCAACCTTTCTAACACCATCGCGAGGGTAGTCATTACGGGGTTCACGTCGGCGACCTTGGCCACGGTGGTTGCGAGGTCGATTGGCGCGCTGCGAAAGAAAAAGTCAGCCTGGGTTGATGCGAGACGGGGGGCGCGTTCATATACTGCGGGAGACGGTATGAAAGTATAGGAGGGAGATGAGAAAGACGTACAGTATCAGCGATGATCTCATCGAGACCGCGATCCATCTTGTCAGCCATATTTGCGTGTATTTGCTGCGAAGCTTTGCAGAATCCGCGACGAATTCGGCAAGTTGAGGTTGAAATTGAAGAGGAGAGCTGTGTTGCTTTACAAAGTTGGGCCAAGGTTCTCTACGCACATGCGAAGGATGGATTGAATGTCATGGGTGGGTGCCACAAATCAAGGCTTCAAGCCACAACCTGGGCGTTGAATCGTGGTGGAGCCTCTATTATTAGTGCGACAATACGAGGAAGGACTTGATAATGATATTGTTGGGTTTCGGGCGATCGAACAGGACCAATTTACAATTGAAACAGTTTAGGAGACTCGAATACCACTGATATTAGTTGCTTGTCAAGCATCATACCGTCAGATTGATCAGAACAAGACCATTGCCGAGGGGCCTCGACCAAGCCTCTTTTTAAACTTCACTTCACTGGAGAGGTCTAATGGAGACGAGAAGGCCTTGGATGACAGCAATATCGAATATGTAGAACCTCGAATTCTCACTGATTTTCAAATGATTCCAAACGTATAAACGAATTACGGCCTCAGCCCTCAGACACGATGATACTTTCCAGAGTTCAGGCCTCTCCGAGCCGCCTCCAAATCAAAAGTATCTTGCATCTGCATGGATACCTAGGTGCTACTGGGATTCACCGATGGGACGGGTCTCAGCGCTAGACCTGTTCTGGGGACTCAGCCAACTGAACCCTTCAGTCGCTGTGTCTTCAGTTAATTATCCCTTTGGAGGCCAGAGAACCACTTCGTATTCCTGTCATATTACCCCTTCGCTCAGTCTCATCTGCTACGAccgtttcttctttttctcttgtCTGTCTTTTGCCTCTTCAAAGGCTATAATTGAGAATTCAACCGTTTATACGAATCTATCTAAACCCCCTATCACTTATTCCTGAGGTGTCCCTTGCGGCGCATCTTGAAACAGCTTCAATATTTAATTTGATGCCCTCGACTTCCTTGCGATAGCTGGTGCTGTCGCACTCTCTGGCATACCCGAAGACTTCGCCGCCTCTCAGGCGCATTAATACAACTCTCATGGCCCGACCCATGGGGGCGGTTCGTCTCAAGAAGACGAATCCCTTGACCCTCGCGCTCGGAGCGATCCTgtgcatcttcatcatcgtcttcctcgtctccCCGTCGGGCAAATCCGCCACCGCTCGCCGATTCGAGTCCATAACTGCAGAGCATCATCTCTCGCCGCCGACTTCACCGTACCGAAAGTCAAAATCCCGATCTGGCGTACCGCTCAAGCCACCACCCGTTGTGCACTACAACCTTAACAATGTCACCATTACGACCTCGCCCATCGCGAACCGAGAAAATGTCCTCATCCTGACCCCCATGTCTCGATTCTATCCTGGCTACTGGGACAATCTTTTGCGCTTGACTTATCCTCATGAACTTATCACCTTGGGGTTCATCCTacccaagaccaaggaggGCAACCAAGCCACCACCGAACTCCAAGAACACATCCACAAGACGCAGAAGCATGGCCGTGAGGGCGACAAATTCAAGAGCATCATCATTCTTCGTCAAGATTTTGATCCTGCTATTGTTTCGCAGGATGAAGCCGAGCGCCACAAGCTTAAAAACCAGAAGGCCCGTCGCGAGGTTATGTCGAAGGCCCGGAATTCGTTACTGTTCACAACTCTCGGACCCGATACCTCCTGGGTCCTGTGGCTAGATGCCGACATCATTGAGACTCCTACAACCCTGATCCAGGATCTCGCCTCCTTTGATAAGCCGCTCATTGTCCCAAACTGCTTCCAGCGATATTACGACGAGGAACATAAGCAAATGGCCGAGCGGCCATACGATTTTAACAGCTGGCAAGACAGCGAAACAGCGCTGGCACTCGCTGCCAAGATGGGACCGGATGAAATTCTTCTCGAGGGCTACGCTGAAATGCCAACATATCGAATGCTTATGGCATACCTGGCTGTTGAGGGCGGCGACCGTAATCTGGTTATCCCGCTTGACGGAGTTGGAGGTACTGCCCTTCTAGTCAAGGCAGATGTGCATCGCGATGGTGCCATGTTCCCTCCCTTCCCCTTCTACCATCTTATTGAGACTGAGGGATTCGCCAAAATGGCTAAGCGATTAGGCTGGCAACCATATGGCCTGCCCAATTACAAGGTCAGTCATTTCTCTGTTGCAACCAACATCTGGCACTAATGACTTTCTAGGTCTATCACTATAACGAATAACGTTGCCACGCCTTTACGAGGGCAACATGATCCAGCTCCTTTTGCGGCCCCTGTCTTCTAGTTCTTATGCCAAGAAGATAAGCATGCTGCCCTGGGATTAGGACATTAAATAGTTGCTTAATAGCTAGTGGGCAAACCACGATTCAATTTGGGCGGGTACAGGTCATGGCGTTTAGTAGTGCATCCTCTGAACATTTATTCAAAAACAGAGAGGAATGGAAGCCTCGTTGCCAAAAAACAGCGCGATAGCTTCAGGGAAGCTATCACGGCCTGTTAAAGATATGCTTATTGTATTGGTTTACAAATTTCCGTAAGAACATTCAGGCATTCAATGCGAAAGTGGAGGAAGAATCATAGAATAGATGGGCATCTGCGAGTGCGTGTGTTATGCTGTTCACATACAAGTTTTGAGGTCATTCTCGAATAGGTTGTCATCTCGTGAATTATGTTTCTCAAATCGAGTTCGTATTTGCAATATTATTACTGAGAATCATGCGATACTGCTCAACCAACAAACTTATGAACATCTGTAAGCCCAATCTGATATCCAACTGACTACCtaggtatattaataaaCCTTCTATAGGAACCATAACTCCATATTGTAACCCCCCGAATTCAAGCATAtacctcatcttcaaccgGTGCAAACTCCATAGCTAGCATTTCAAGGCCCCTCATACCGCCCATCAGAATCCCGACACCAAAACTCGACAAGCTTCCTGGTACCAAGCACATCGCCGGAGCGCAACAAGGCCGCAACGTCCACGTTAAGTGGGCTATCGGTCTCAGGGCATCCCAGCAACATGCGCACGGCTCGAACACACTCCAAGACACTATACGCAGGTGTCCATGCGTCCTTGAGCAGGTCGAGGCAGATCTCGCCAGTTTGAAGGGCAATATTCGGGTGAACAACGGGCGTGACGAACGTCATCTTTGGTGGTGCGAGGGGGTAAGTCGATGGGATGGAAATATTGATAAGCCAGCGTCCCTCTGCAAGATGTTAGTAGGTGAAGATGGCAAAATCAAGAGTTGGGCTGACCATCGTAGCCGTGGCCTATATCTCGTCCATTGATGACGGCTTCCCACTCCATCAAGTCGCCCTCATTGACTGGTCCAAGACGTTCGATgcccttctcttccttttgcTCTGTGCTCCATGTATCCAACTCCTTTATCAGTCGTCGACTTGCGCTTCGCGACGCAGCGACTGAgtttgatgacgatggtggCATTGCTTTGGTTGAATGCGATATCAGGGCCAGGCGGAGTAATGATACGGCGAGGAATTTATCAAGGTTATGAGTTCAAAGAGTTTGGGCGGGATCCTTgaagttggagttggagcTGGAGTTGGGGATGGGACGAGGTTCCAGCTGGTCTGGGGTCGTGACTTATTTCGTCACGTTTGAGCTGTTGAGCTCCCCTCGGCATGCCCAGTTGGCGACTCATTACAGGGGTAAGGTCGGCCAGAGCCGAGGGATGCTCGATACTCAAAATACCTACTAGGTTAGGTATGTAGGTACTTGTCTGACCTAGGAAAGTACTGTCCAAACTAAGGTACCTGAGAGGCTAGCCCACGTACGGACTACTAGGCCCCTGGCTCGGTACTATAACTGCCAGCTCAACGGGCCAGTGGCTGTGGCAGCGTGGCTCAAGCTTCATGTCTAGCGACCCCTTTCATGTGGAAAGGCTTCTTACACGATGTCATGAACTTGGCCATATTCAACAACAAAGACTAAGAGATGGATACATTCTGGCAAGACGAATCGATAGTCTACAAATAATGAATAGAGATGTGAATTTTCTGAACAGGGTGGTATTTTTCTCCTATAGTCTAGCATCATAACTCTCTACTTTTTCCTTCGCCCACCATTCGCCGCAGGCTTTCGCTTGGACGTGGATGATGAGGCAGAAGTACGAGGTGGATTCCTCCTGACTGGCTCGGGCTTAGAAGGCTCAGGAGATGATTCTTCAACGACAATCTGAGCTCCACTGCCAACATCATCGCTAGATGTCGTCTCTACTGATGCTTCTCTTTCCTCATCAGACTCatcctcgctctcgctctctTCCTCGCTTGACCCGTTGATTTGACGGGATCCCCGTGATGAACGCTGAGCCCCTGAGAATTGTCTCCATGATCCAGCTGGACTCGAGGCCTGGGCACCTGGAACCTGGAACTGGAAGGGATCGAGGGGAGCTTGACTCGAGTTCCTACCCCGACGAACAATCACCGAGCTATCAGAAGGCTGACGACTATTAGAAGGGGCCCTAACTCG from Fusarium oxysporum Fo47 chromosome III, complete sequence harbors:
- a CDS encoding 6-phosphogluconate dehydrogenase, whose product is MSATFESLPKIGLLSIGDMGVGIAKLLVANGFTVATNISGRSQDTIERARDAEVELLESDVDLVRQSSVILSIVPPKDAEATATRITDALAGLETTKKLYFVDLNAVAPSTVKAIAASVKRENLPIRFVDGSILGHPPKKTSTDAATESSSSNDSSDWYRPSIPISGSDGFSSLPFGKKLISVLNMKQISPDIGAASGLKMCFASLSKGFTAIATQSFTTAHNLGVLGALKDEIGTFYPAMLANAEKSVPGMPPKAYRWVREMEEIALTFNEEAGWDKRMFMGAASVYKDIAENEVLGNEKTGKRKRGTTLDDVAAAAAEGLHKKQRPQ
- a CDS encoding Anp1-domain-containing protein, coding for MARPMGAVRLKKTNPLTLALGAILCIFIIVFLVSPSGKSATARRFESITAEHHLSPPTSPYRKSKSRSGVPLKPPPVVHYNLNNVTITTSPIANRENVLILTPMSRFYPGYWDNLLRLTYPHELITLGFILPKTKEGNQATTELQEHIHKTQKHGREGDKFKSIIILRQDFDPAIVSQDEAERHKLKNQKARREVMSKARNSLLFTTLGPDTSWVLWLDADIIETPTTLIQDLASFDKPLIVPNCFQRYYDEEHKQMAERPYDFNSWQDSETALALAAKMGPDEILLEGYAEMPTYRMLMAYLAVEGGDRNLVIPLDGVGGTALLVKADVHRDGAMFPPFPFYHLIETEGFAKMAKRLGWQPYGLPNYKVYHYNE
- a CDS encoding ubiquitin-conjugating enzyme/RWD-like protein; amino-acid sequence: MPPSSSNSVAASRSASRRLIKELDTWSTEQKEEKGIERLGPVNEGDLMEWEAVINGRDIGHGYDEGRWLINISIPSTYPLAPPKMTFVTPVVHPNIALQTGEICLDLLKDAWTPAYSVLECVRAVRMLLGCPETDSPLNVDVAALLRSGDVLGTRKLVEFWCRDSDGRYEGP